The Pongo abelii isolate AG06213 chromosome 11, NHGRI_mPonAbe1-v2.0_pri, whole genome shotgun sequence genome includes a window with the following:
- the NR4A2 gene encoding nuclear receptor subfamily 4 group A member 2 isoform X7: MDLTNTEITATTSLPSFSTFMDNYSTGYDVKPPCLYQMPLSGQQSSIKVEDIQMHNYQQHSHLPPQSEEMMPHSGSVYYKPSSPPTPTTPGFQVQHSPMWDDPGSLHNFHQNYVATTHMIEQRKTPVSRLSLFSFKQSPPGTPVSSCQMRFDGPLHVPMNPEPAGSHHVVDGQTFAVPNPIRKPASMGFPGLQIGHASQLLDTQVPSPPSRGSPSNEGLCAVCGDNAACQHYGVRTCEGCKGFFKRTVQKNAKYVCLANKNCPVDKRRRNRCQYCRFQKCLAVGMVKEVVRTDSLKGRRGRLPSKPKSPQEPSPPSPPVSLISALVRAHVDSNPAMTSLDYSRFQANPDYQMSGDDTQHIQQFYDLLTGSMEIIRGWAEKIPGFADLPKADQDLLFESAFLELFVLRLAYRSNPVEGKLIFCNGVVLHRLQCVRGFGEWIDSIVEFSSNLQNMNIDISAFSCIAALAMVTERHGLKEPKRVEELQNKIVNCLKDHVTFNNGGLNRPNYLSKLLGKLPELRTLCTQGLQRIFYLKLEDLVPPPAIIDKLFLDTLPF, translated from the exons ATGGACCTCACCAACACTGAAATCACTGCCACCACTTCTCTCCCCAGCTTCAGTACCTTTATGGACAACTACAGCACAGGCTACGACGTCAAGCCACCTTGCTTGTACCAAATGCCCCTGTCCGGACAGCAGTCCTCCATTAAGGTAGAAGACATTCAGATGCACAACTACCAGCAACACAGCCACCTGCCCCCCCAGTCTGAGGAGATGATGCCGCACTCCGGGTCGGTTTACTACAAGCCCTCCTCGCCCCCGACGCCCACCACCCCGGGCTTCCAGGTGCAGCACAGCCCCATGTGGGACGACCCGGGGTCTCTCCACAACTTCCACCAGAACTACGTGGCCACTACGCACATGATCGAGCAGAGGAAAACGCCAGTCTCCCgcctctccctcttctcctttaAGCAATCGCCCCCTGGCACCCCGGTGTCTAGTTGCCAGATGCGCTTCGACGGGCCCCTGCACGTCCCCATGAACCCGGAGCCCGCCGGCAGCCACCACGTGGTGGACGGGCAGACCTTCGCTGTGCCCAACCCCATTCGCAAGCCCGCGTCCATGGGCTTCCCTGGCCTGCAGATCGGCCACGCGTCGCAGCTGCTCGACACGCAGGTGCCCTCACCGCCGTCGCGGGGCTCCCCCTCCAACGAGGGGCTGTGCGCTGTGTGTGGGGACAACGCGGCCTGCCAACACTACGGCGTGCGCACCTGTGAGGGCTGCAAAGGCTTCTTTAAG CGCACAgtgcaaaaaaatgcaaaatacgtGTGTTTAGCAAATAAAAACTGCCCAGTGGACAAGCGTCGCCGGAATCGCTGTCAGTACTGCCGATTTCAGAAGTGCCTGGCTGTTGGGATGGTCAAAGAAG TGGTTCGCACAGACAGTTTAAAAGGCCGGAGAGGTCGTTTGCCCTCGAAACCGAAGAGCCCACAGGAGCCCTCTCCCCCTTCGCCCCCGGTGAGTCTGATCAGTGCCCTCGTCAGGGCCCATGTCGACTCCAACCCGGCTATGACCAGCCTGGACTATTCCAGG TTCCAGGCGAACCCTGACTATCAGATGAGTGGAGATGACACCCAGCATATCCAGCAATTCTATGATCTCCTGACTGGCTCCATGGAGATCATCCGGGGCTGGGCGGAGAAGATCCCTGGCTTCGCAGACCTGCCCAAAGCCGACCAAGACCTGCTTTTTGAATCAGCTTTCTTAGAACTGTTTGTCCTTCGATTAGCATACAG GTCCAACCCAGTGGAGGGTAAACTCATCTTTTGCAATGGGGTGGTCTTGCACAGGTTGCAATGCGTTCGTGGCTTTGGGGAATGGATTGATTCCATTGTTGAATTCTCCTCCAACTTGCAGAATATGAACATCGACATTTCTGCCTTCTCCTGCATTGCTGCCCTGGCTATGGTCACAG AGAGACACGGGCTCAAGGAACCCAAGAGAGTGGAAGAACTGCAAAACAAGATTGTAAATTGTCTCAAAGACCACGTGACTTTCAACAATGGGGGGTTGAACCGCCCCAATTATTTGTCCAAACTGTTGGGGAAGCTCCCAGAACTTCGTACCCTTTGCACACAGGGGCTACAGCGCATTTTCTACCTGAAATTGGAAGACTTGGTGCCACCACCAGCAATAATTGACAAACTTTTCCTGGACACTTTACCTTTCTAA
- the NR4A2 gene encoding nuclear receptor subfamily 4 group A member 2 isoform X2: protein MPCVQAQYGSSPQGASPASQSYSYHSSGEYSSDFLTPEFVKFSMDLTNTEITATTSLPSFSTFMDNYSTGYDVKPPCLYQMPLSGQQSSIKVEDIQMHNYQQHSHLPPQSEEMMPHSGSVYYKPSSPPTPTTPGFQVQHSPMWDDPGSLHNFHQNYVATTHMIEQRKTPVSRLSLFSFKQSPPGTPVSSCQMRFDGPLHVPMNPEPAGSHHVVDGQTFAVPNPIRKPASMGFPGLQIGHASQLLDTQVPSPPSRGSPSNEGLCAVCGDNAACQHYGVRTCEGCKGFFKRTVQKNAKYVCLANKNCPVDKRRRNRCQYCRFQKCLAVGMVKEVVRTDSLKGRRGRLPSKPKSPQEPSPPSPPVSLISALVRAHVDSNPAMTSLDYSRFQANPDYQMSGDDTQHIQQFYDLLTGSMEIIRGWAEKIPGFADLPKADQDLLFESAFLELFVLRLAYRLQCVRGFGEWIDSIVEFSSNLQNMNIDISAFSCIAALAMVTERHGLKEPKRVEELQNKIVNCLKDHVTFNNGGLNRPNYLSKLLGKLPELRTLCTQGLQRIFYLKLEDLVPPPAIIDKLFLDTLPF, encoded by the exons ATGCCTTGTGTTCAGGCGCAGTATGGGTCCTCGCCTCAAGGAGCCAGCCCCGCTTCTCAGAGCTACAGTTACCACTCTTCGGGAGAATACAGCTCCGATTTCTTAACTCCAGAGTTTGTCAAGTTTAGCATGGACCTCACCAACACTGAAATCACTGCCACCACTTCTCTCCCCAGCTTCAGTACCTTTATGGACAACTACAGCACAGGCTACGACGTCAAGCCACCTTGCTTGTACCAAATGCCCCTGTCCGGACAGCAGTCCTCCATTAAGGTAGAAGACATTCAGATGCACAACTACCAGCAACACAGCCACCTGCCCCCCCAGTCTGAGGAGATGATGCCGCACTCCGGGTCGGTTTACTACAAGCCCTCCTCGCCCCCGACGCCCACCACCCCGGGCTTCCAGGTGCAGCACAGCCCCATGTGGGACGACCCGGGGTCTCTCCACAACTTCCACCAGAACTACGTGGCCACTACGCACATGATCGAGCAGAGGAAAACGCCAGTCTCCCgcctctccctcttctcctttaAGCAATCGCCCCCTGGCACCCCGGTGTCTAGTTGCCAGATGCGCTTCGACGGGCCCCTGCACGTCCCCATGAACCCGGAGCCCGCCGGCAGCCACCACGTGGTGGACGGGCAGACCTTCGCTGTGCCCAACCCCATTCGCAAGCCCGCGTCCATGGGCTTCCCTGGCCTGCAGATCGGCCACGCGTCGCAGCTGCTCGACACGCAGGTGCCCTCACCGCCGTCGCGGGGCTCCCCCTCCAACGAGGGGCTGTGCGCTGTGTGTGGGGACAACGCGGCCTGCCAACACTACGGCGTGCGCACCTGTGAGGGCTGCAAAGGCTTCTTTAAG CGCACAgtgcaaaaaaatgcaaaatacgtGTGTTTAGCAAATAAAAACTGCCCAGTGGACAAGCGTCGCCGGAATCGCTGTCAGTACTGCCGATTTCAGAAGTGCCTGGCTGTTGGGATGGTCAAAGAAG TGGTTCGCACAGACAGTTTAAAAGGCCGGAGAGGTCGTTTGCCCTCGAAACCGAAGAGCCCACAGGAGCCCTCTCCCCCTTCGCCCCCGGTGAGTCTGATCAGTGCCCTCGTCAGGGCCCATGTCGACTCCAACCCGGCTATGACCAGCCTGGACTATTCCAGG TTCCAGGCGAACCCTGACTATCAGATGAGTGGAGATGACACCCAGCATATCCAGCAATTCTATGATCTCCTGACTGGCTCCATGGAGATCATCCGGGGCTGGGCGGAGAAGATCCCTGGCTTCGCAGACCTGCCCAAAGCCGACCAAGACCTGCTTTTTGAATCAGCTTTCTTAGAACTGTTTGTCCTTCGATTAGCATACAG GTTGCAATGCGTTCGTGGCTTTGGGGAATGGATTGATTCCATTGTTGAATTCTCCTCCAACTTGCAGAATATGAACATCGACATTTCTGCCTTCTCCTGCATTGCTGCCCTGGCTATGGTCACAG AGAGACACGGGCTCAAGGAACCCAAGAGAGTGGAAGAACTGCAAAACAAGATTGTAAATTGTCTCAAAGACCACGTGACTTTCAACAATGGGGGGTTGAACCGCCCCAATTATTTGTCCAAACTGTTGGGGAAGCTCCCAGAACTTCGTACCCTTTGCACACAGGGGCTACAGCGCATTTTCTACCTGAAATTGGAAGACTTGGTGCCACCACCAGCAATAATTGACAAACTTTTCCTGGACACTTTACCTTTCTAA
- the NR4A2 gene encoding nuclear receptor subfamily 4 group A member 2 isoform X5, whose protein sequence is MDNYSTGYDVKPPCLYQMPLSGQQSSIKVEDIQMHNYQQHSHLPPQSEEMMPHSGSVYYKPSSPPTPTTPGFQVQHSPMWDDPGSLHNFHQNYVATTHMIEQRKTPVSRLSLFSFKQSPPGTPVSSCQMRFDGPLHVPMNPEPAGSHHVVDGQTFAVPNPIRKPASMGFPGLQIGHASQLLDTQVPSPPSRGSPSNEGLCAVCGDNAACQHYGVRTCEGCKGFFKRTVQKNAKYVCLANKNCPVDKRRRNRCQYCRFQKCLAVGMVKEVVRTDSLKGRRGRLPSKPKSPQEPSPPSPPVSLISALVRAHVDSNPAMTSLDYSRFQANPDYQMSGDDTQHIQQFYDLLTGSMEIIRGWAEKIPGFADLPKADQDLLFESAFLELFVLRLAYRSNPVEGKLIFCNGVVLHRLQCVRGFGEWIDSIVEFSSNLQNMNIDISAFSCIAALAMVTERHGLKEPKRVEELQNKIVNCLKDHVTFNNGGLNRPNYLSKLLGKLPELRTLCTQGLQRIFYLKLEDLVPPPAIIDKLFLDTLPF, encoded by the exons ATGGACAACTACAGCACAGGCTACGACGTCAAGCCACCTTGCTTGTACCAAATGCCCCTGTCCGGACAGCAGTCCTCCATTAAGGTAGAAGACATTCAGATGCACAACTACCAGCAACACAGCCACCTGCCCCCCCAGTCTGAGGAGATGATGCCGCACTCCGGGTCGGTTTACTACAAGCCCTCCTCGCCCCCGACGCCCACCACCCCGGGCTTCCAGGTGCAGCACAGCCCCATGTGGGACGACCCGGGGTCTCTCCACAACTTCCACCAGAACTACGTGGCCACTACGCACATGATCGAGCAGAGGAAAACGCCAGTCTCCCgcctctccctcttctcctttaAGCAATCGCCCCCTGGCACCCCGGTGTCTAGTTGCCAGATGCGCTTCGACGGGCCCCTGCACGTCCCCATGAACCCGGAGCCCGCCGGCAGCCACCACGTGGTGGACGGGCAGACCTTCGCTGTGCCCAACCCCATTCGCAAGCCCGCGTCCATGGGCTTCCCTGGCCTGCAGATCGGCCACGCGTCGCAGCTGCTCGACACGCAGGTGCCCTCACCGCCGTCGCGGGGCTCCCCCTCCAACGAGGGGCTGTGCGCTGTGTGTGGGGACAACGCGGCCTGCCAACACTACGGCGTGCGCACCTGTGAGGGCTGCAAAGGCTTCTTTAAG CGCACAgtgcaaaaaaatgcaaaatacgtGTGTTTAGCAAATAAAAACTGCCCAGTGGACAAGCGTCGCCGGAATCGCTGTCAGTACTGCCGATTTCAGAAGTGCCTGGCTGTTGGGATGGTCAAAGAAG TGGTTCGCACAGACAGTTTAAAAGGCCGGAGAGGTCGTTTGCCCTCGAAACCGAAGAGCCCACAGGAGCCCTCTCCCCCTTCGCCCCCGGTGAGTCTGATCAGTGCCCTCGTCAGGGCCCATGTCGACTCCAACCCGGCTATGACCAGCCTGGACTATTCCAGG TTCCAGGCGAACCCTGACTATCAGATGAGTGGAGATGACACCCAGCATATCCAGCAATTCTATGATCTCCTGACTGGCTCCATGGAGATCATCCGGGGCTGGGCGGAGAAGATCCCTGGCTTCGCAGACCTGCCCAAAGCCGACCAAGACCTGCTTTTTGAATCAGCTTTCTTAGAACTGTTTGTCCTTCGATTAGCATACAG GTCCAACCCAGTGGAGGGTAAACTCATCTTTTGCAATGGGGTGGTCTTGCACAGGTTGCAATGCGTTCGTGGCTTTGGGGAATGGATTGATTCCATTGTTGAATTCTCCTCCAACTTGCAGAATATGAACATCGACATTTCTGCCTTCTCCTGCATTGCTGCCCTGGCTATGGTCACAG AGAGACACGGGCTCAAGGAACCCAAGAGAGTGGAAGAACTGCAAAACAAGATTGTAAATTGTCTCAAAGACCACGTGACTTTCAACAATGGGGGGTTGAACCGCCCCAATTATTTGTCCAAACTGTTGGGGAAGCTCCCAGAACTTCGTACCCTTTGCACACAGGGGCTACAGCGCATTTTCTACCTGAAATTGGAAGACTTGGTGCCACCACCAGCAATAATTGACAAACTTTTCCTGGACACTTTACCTTTCTAA
- the NR4A2 gene encoding nuclear receptor subfamily 4 group A member 2 isoform X1 has translation MPCVQAQYGSSPQGASPASQSYSYHSSGEYSSDFLTPEFVKFSMDLTNTEITATTSLPSFSTFMDNYSTGYDVKPPCLYQMPLSGQQSSIKVEDIQMHNYQQHSHLPPQSEEMMPHSGSVYYKPSSPPTPTTPGFQVQHSPMWDDPGSLHNFHQNYVATTHMIEQRKTPVSRLSLFSFKQSPPGTPVSSCQMRFDGPLHVPMNPEPAGSHHVVDGQTFAVPNPIRKPASMGFPGLQIGHASQLLDTQVPSPPSRGSPSNEGLCAVCGDNAACQHYGVRTCEGCKGFFKRTVQKNAKYVCLANKNCPVDKRRRNRCQYCRFQKCLAVGMVKEVVRTDSLKGRRGRLPSKPKSPQEPSPPSPPVSLISALVRAHVDSNPAMTSLDYSRFQANPDYQMSGDDTQHIQQFYDLLTGSMEIIRGWAEKIPGFADLPKADQDLLFESAFLELFVLRLAYRSNPVEGKLIFCNGVVLHRLQCVRGFGEWIDSIVEFSSNLQNMNIDISAFSCIAALAMVTERHGLKEPKRVEELQNKIVNCLKDHVTFNNGGLNRPNYLSKLLGKLPELRTLCTQGLQRIFYLKLEDLVPPPAIIDKLFLDTLPF, from the exons ATGCCTTGTGTTCAGGCGCAGTATGGGTCCTCGCCTCAAGGAGCCAGCCCCGCTTCTCAGAGCTACAGTTACCACTCTTCGGGAGAATACAGCTCCGATTTCTTAACTCCAGAGTTTGTCAAGTTTAGCATGGACCTCACCAACACTGAAATCACTGCCACCACTTCTCTCCCCAGCTTCAGTACCTTTATGGACAACTACAGCACAGGCTACGACGTCAAGCCACCTTGCTTGTACCAAATGCCCCTGTCCGGACAGCAGTCCTCCATTAAGGTAGAAGACATTCAGATGCACAACTACCAGCAACACAGCCACCTGCCCCCCCAGTCTGAGGAGATGATGCCGCACTCCGGGTCGGTTTACTACAAGCCCTCCTCGCCCCCGACGCCCACCACCCCGGGCTTCCAGGTGCAGCACAGCCCCATGTGGGACGACCCGGGGTCTCTCCACAACTTCCACCAGAACTACGTGGCCACTACGCACATGATCGAGCAGAGGAAAACGCCAGTCTCCCgcctctccctcttctcctttaAGCAATCGCCCCCTGGCACCCCGGTGTCTAGTTGCCAGATGCGCTTCGACGGGCCCCTGCACGTCCCCATGAACCCGGAGCCCGCCGGCAGCCACCACGTGGTGGACGGGCAGACCTTCGCTGTGCCCAACCCCATTCGCAAGCCCGCGTCCATGGGCTTCCCTGGCCTGCAGATCGGCCACGCGTCGCAGCTGCTCGACACGCAGGTGCCCTCACCGCCGTCGCGGGGCTCCCCCTCCAACGAGGGGCTGTGCGCTGTGTGTGGGGACAACGCGGCCTGCCAACACTACGGCGTGCGCACCTGTGAGGGCTGCAAAGGCTTCTTTAAG CGCACAgtgcaaaaaaatgcaaaatacgtGTGTTTAGCAAATAAAAACTGCCCAGTGGACAAGCGTCGCCGGAATCGCTGTCAGTACTGCCGATTTCAGAAGTGCCTGGCTGTTGGGATGGTCAAAGAAG TGGTTCGCACAGACAGTTTAAAAGGCCGGAGAGGTCGTTTGCCCTCGAAACCGAAGAGCCCACAGGAGCCCTCTCCCCCTTCGCCCCCGGTGAGTCTGATCAGTGCCCTCGTCAGGGCCCATGTCGACTCCAACCCGGCTATGACCAGCCTGGACTATTCCAGG TTCCAGGCGAACCCTGACTATCAGATGAGTGGAGATGACACCCAGCATATCCAGCAATTCTATGATCTCCTGACTGGCTCCATGGAGATCATCCGGGGCTGGGCGGAGAAGATCCCTGGCTTCGCAGACCTGCCCAAAGCCGACCAAGACCTGCTTTTTGAATCAGCTTTCTTAGAACTGTTTGTCCTTCGATTAGCATACAG GTCCAACCCAGTGGAGGGTAAACTCATCTTTTGCAATGGGGTGGTCTTGCACAGGTTGCAATGCGTTCGTGGCTTTGGGGAATGGATTGATTCCATTGTTGAATTCTCCTCCAACTTGCAGAATATGAACATCGACATTTCTGCCTTCTCCTGCATTGCTGCCCTGGCTATGGTCACAG AGAGACACGGGCTCAAGGAACCCAAGAGAGTGGAAGAACTGCAAAACAAGATTGTAAATTGTCTCAAAGACCACGTGACTTTCAACAATGGGGGGTTGAACCGCCCCAATTATTTGTCCAAACTGTTGGGGAAGCTCCCAGAACTTCGTACCCTTTGCACACAGGGGCTACAGCGCATTTTCTACCTGAAATTGGAAGACTTGGTGCCACCACCAGCAATAATTGACAAACTTTTCCTGGACACTTTACCTTTCTAA
- the NR4A2 gene encoding nuclear receptor subfamily 4 group A member 2 isoform X3, which yields MPCVQAQYGSSPQGASPASQSYSYHSSGEYSSDFLTPEFVKFSMDLTNTEITATTSLPSFSTFMDNYSTGYDVKPPCLYQMPLSGQQSSIKVEDIQMHNYQQHSHLPPQSEEMMPHSGSVYYKPSSPPTPTTPGFQVQHSPMWDDPGSLHNFHQNYVATTHMIEQRKTPVSRLSLFSFKQSPPGTPVSSCQMRFDGPLHVPMNPEPAGSHHVVDGQTFAVPNPIRKPASMGFPGLQIGHASQLLDTQVPSPPSRGSPSNEGLCAVCGDNAACQHYGVRTCEGCKGFFKRTVQKNAKYVCLANKNCPVDKRRRNRCQYCRFQKCLAVGMVKEVVRTDSLKGRRGRLPSKPKSPQEPSPPSPPFQANPDYQMSGDDTQHIQQFYDLLTGSMEIIRGWAEKIPGFADLPKADQDLLFESAFLELFVLRLAYRSNPVEGKLIFCNGVVLHRLQCVRGFGEWIDSIVEFSSNLQNMNIDISAFSCIAALAMVTERHGLKEPKRVEELQNKIVNCLKDHVTFNNGGLNRPNYLSKLLGKLPELRTLCTQGLQRIFYLKLEDLVPPPAIIDKLFLDTLPF from the exons ATGCCTTGTGTTCAGGCGCAGTATGGGTCCTCGCCTCAAGGAGCCAGCCCCGCTTCTCAGAGCTACAGTTACCACTCTTCGGGAGAATACAGCTCCGATTTCTTAACTCCAGAGTTTGTCAAGTTTAGCATGGACCTCACCAACACTGAAATCACTGCCACCACTTCTCTCCCCAGCTTCAGTACCTTTATGGACAACTACAGCACAGGCTACGACGTCAAGCCACCTTGCTTGTACCAAATGCCCCTGTCCGGACAGCAGTCCTCCATTAAGGTAGAAGACATTCAGATGCACAACTACCAGCAACACAGCCACCTGCCCCCCCAGTCTGAGGAGATGATGCCGCACTCCGGGTCGGTTTACTACAAGCCCTCCTCGCCCCCGACGCCCACCACCCCGGGCTTCCAGGTGCAGCACAGCCCCATGTGGGACGACCCGGGGTCTCTCCACAACTTCCACCAGAACTACGTGGCCACTACGCACATGATCGAGCAGAGGAAAACGCCAGTCTCCCgcctctccctcttctcctttaAGCAATCGCCCCCTGGCACCCCGGTGTCTAGTTGCCAGATGCGCTTCGACGGGCCCCTGCACGTCCCCATGAACCCGGAGCCCGCCGGCAGCCACCACGTGGTGGACGGGCAGACCTTCGCTGTGCCCAACCCCATTCGCAAGCCCGCGTCCATGGGCTTCCCTGGCCTGCAGATCGGCCACGCGTCGCAGCTGCTCGACACGCAGGTGCCCTCACCGCCGTCGCGGGGCTCCCCCTCCAACGAGGGGCTGTGCGCTGTGTGTGGGGACAACGCGGCCTGCCAACACTACGGCGTGCGCACCTGTGAGGGCTGCAAAGGCTTCTTTAAG CGCACAgtgcaaaaaaatgcaaaatacgtGTGTTTAGCAAATAAAAACTGCCCAGTGGACAAGCGTCGCCGGAATCGCTGTCAGTACTGCCGATTTCAGAAGTGCCTGGCTGTTGGGATGGTCAAAGAAG TGGTTCGCACAGACAGTTTAAAAGGCCGGAGAGGTCGTTTGCCCTCGAAACCGAAGAGCCCACAGGAGCCCTCTCCCCCTTCGCCCCCG TTCCAGGCGAACCCTGACTATCAGATGAGTGGAGATGACACCCAGCATATCCAGCAATTCTATGATCTCCTGACTGGCTCCATGGAGATCATCCGGGGCTGGGCGGAGAAGATCCCTGGCTTCGCAGACCTGCCCAAAGCCGACCAAGACCTGCTTTTTGAATCAGCTTTCTTAGAACTGTTTGTCCTTCGATTAGCATACAG GTCCAACCCAGTGGAGGGTAAACTCATCTTTTGCAATGGGGTGGTCTTGCACAGGTTGCAATGCGTTCGTGGCTTTGGGGAATGGATTGATTCCATTGTTGAATTCTCCTCCAACTTGCAGAATATGAACATCGACATTTCTGCCTTCTCCTGCATTGCTGCCCTGGCTATGGTCACAG AGAGACACGGGCTCAAGGAACCCAAGAGAGTGGAAGAACTGCAAAACAAGATTGTAAATTGTCTCAAAGACCACGTGACTTTCAACAATGGGGGGTTGAACCGCCCCAATTATTTGTCCAAACTGTTGGGGAAGCTCCCAGAACTTCGTACCCTTTGCACACAGGGGCTACAGCGCATTTTCTACCTGAAATTGGAAGACTTGGTGCCACCACCAGCAATAATTGACAAACTTTTCCTGGACACTTTACCTTTCTAA
- the NR4A2 gene encoding nuclear receptor subfamily 4 group A member 2 isoform X4, which yields MPCVQAQYGSSPQGASPASQSYSYHSSGEYSSDFLTPEFVKFSMDLTNTEITATTSLPSFSTFMDNYSTGYDVKPPCLYQMPLSGQQSSIKVEDIQMHNYQQHSHLPPQSEEMMPHSGSVYYKPSSPPTPTTPGFQVQHSPMWDDPGSLHNFHQNYVATTHMIEQRKTPVSRLSLFSFKQSPPGTPVSSCQMRFDGPLHVPMNPEPAGSHHVVDGQTFAVPNPIRKPASMGFPGLQIGHASQLLDTQVPSPPSRGSPSNEGLCAVCGDNAACQHYGVRTCEGCKGFFKRTVQKNAKYVCLANKNCPVDKRRRNRCQYCRFQKCLAVGMVKEVVRTDSLKGRRGRLPSKPKSPQEPSPPSPPVSLISALVRAHVDSNPAMTSLDYSRFQANPDYQMSGDDTQHIQQFYDLLTGSMEIIRGWAEKIPGFADLPKADQDLLFESAFLELFVLRLAYRSNPVEEYEHRHFCLLLHCCPGYGHRETRAQGTQESGRTAKQDCKLSQRPRDFQQWGVEPPQLFVQTVGEAPRTSYPLHTGATAHFLPEIGRLGATTSNN from the exons ATGCCTTGTGTTCAGGCGCAGTATGGGTCCTCGCCTCAAGGAGCCAGCCCCGCTTCTCAGAGCTACAGTTACCACTCTTCGGGAGAATACAGCTCCGATTTCTTAACTCCAGAGTTTGTCAAGTTTAGCATGGACCTCACCAACACTGAAATCACTGCCACCACTTCTCTCCCCAGCTTCAGTACCTTTATGGACAACTACAGCACAGGCTACGACGTCAAGCCACCTTGCTTGTACCAAATGCCCCTGTCCGGACAGCAGTCCTCCATTAAGGTAGAAGACATTCAGATGCACAACTACCAGCAACACAGCCACCTGCCCCCCCAGTCTGAGGAGATGATGCCGCACTCCGGGTCGGTTTACTACAAGCCCTCCTCGCCCCCGACGCCCACCACCCCGGGCTTCCAGGTGCAGCACAGCCCCATGTGGGACGACCCGGGGTCTCTCCACAACTTCCACCAGAACTACGTGGCCACTACGCACATGATCGAGCAGAGGAAAACGCCAGTCTCCCgcctctccctcttctcctttaAGCAATCGCCCCCTGGCACCCCGGTGTCTAGTTGCCAGATGCGCTTCGACGGGCCCCTGCACGTCCCCATGAACCCGGAGCCCGCCGGCAGCCACCACGTGGTGGACGGGCAGACCTTCGCTGTGCCCAACCCCATTCGCAAGCCCGCGTCCATGGGCTTCCCTGGCCTGCAGATCGGCCACGCGTCGCAGCTGCTCGACACGCAGGTGCCCTCACCGCCGTCGCGGGGCTCCCCCTCCAACGAGGGGCTGTGCGCTGTGTGTGGGGACAACGCGGCCTGCCAACACTACGGCGTGCGCACCTGTGAGGGCTGCAAAGGCTTCTTTAAG CGCACAgtgcaaaaaaatgcaaaatacgtGTGTTTAGCAAATAAAAACTGCCCAGTGGACAAGCGTCGCCGGAATCGCTGTCAGTACTGCCGATTTCAGAAGTGCCTGGCTGTTGGGATGGTCAAAGAAG TGGTTCGCACAGACAGTTTAAAAGGCCGGAGAGGTCGTTTGCCCTCGAAACCGAAGAGCCCACAGGAGCCCTCTCCCCCTTCGCCCCCGGTGAGTCTGATCAGTGCCCTCGTCAGGGCCCATGTCGACTCCAACCCGGCTATGACCAGCCTGGACTATTCCAGG TTCCAGGCGAACCCTGACTATCAGATGAGTGGAGATGACACCCAGCATATCCAGCAATTCTATGATCTCCTGACTGGCTCCATGGAGATCATCCGGGGCTGGGCGGAGAAGATCCCTGGCTTCGCAGACCTGCCCAAAGCCGACCAAGACCTGCTTTTTGAATCAGCTTTCTTAGAACTGTTTGTCCTTCGATTAGCATACAG GTCCAACCCAGTGGAGG AATATGAACATCGACATTTCTGCCTTCTCCTGCATTGCTGCCCTGGCTATGGTCACAG AGAGACACGGGCTCAAGGAACCCAAGAGAGTGGAAGAACTGCAAAACAAGATTGTAAATTGTCTCAAAGACCACGTGACTTTCAACAATGGGGGGTTGAACCGCCCCAATTATTTGTCCAAACTGTTGGGGAAGCTCCCAGAACTTCGTACCCTTTGCACACAGGGGCTACAGCGCATTTTCTACCTGAAATTGGAAGACTTGGTGCCACCACCAGCAATAATTGA